In the Fusobacterium perfoetens genome, one interval contains:
- a CDS encoding PTS sugar transporter subunit IIA, with the protein MVKYTNEKLIKIIRGKNTKDEILEKIVNLIDENTDLVIDKKIFLENIMEREKIGSTGIGMGIAMPHTRCEGAKDLVVSIALLETPVDFGAIDGELIKVVVLVGGPKEKGQEYLKVMSSIARIFREKENRDNIKTARTEEELIKSIMEIEH; encoded by the coding sequence ATGGTTAAATATACTAATGAAAAATTAATAAAAATTATTAGGGGAAAGAATACTAAAGATGAGATACTAGAAAAAATAGTAAATTTAATTGATGAAAATACAGACTTAGTCATTGATAAAAAAATATTCTTGGAAAATATTATGGAAAGAGAAAAAATTGGAAGTACTGGTATAGGAATGGGGATTGCTATGCCACATACAAGATGTGAAGGGGCAAAAGATCTTGTAGTAAGTATCGCACTTTTAGAAACTCCAGTTGATTTTGGGGCTATTGATGGAGAACTTATAAAAGTGGTTGTTCTTGTTGGAGGACCAAAAGAAAAAGGACAAGAGTATCTAAAAGTTATGTCAAGTATTGCTAGAATTTTTAGAGAAAAAGAAAATAGAGATAATATAAAAACTGCTAGAACAGAGGAAGAATTAATAAAAAGTATAATGGAGATAGAACATTGA
- the nadD gene encoding nicotinate (nicotinamide) nucleotide adenylyltransferase yields the protein MRIGIYGGSFDPPHFGHKSVAYYTIKNLNLDKLLIIPVGRASHGKNNLSDNILRYEMCDIVFGSLDKVEISKIEIEKDEISYTYKTLNEIMEIYGKDNEYFEIIGGDSAAYFTKWKNYEEILENSTVVILRRKGYVSEITSDKIIEFENEYFDISSTEIKEKLRNNEDCSGILDDKLIEFIKENNLYR from the coding sequence TTGAGAATAGGAATTTATGGGGGAAGTTTTGATCCTCCCCATTTTGGACATAAAAGTGTAGCTTATTATACAATAAAAAATCTAAACTTGGATAAACTTTTGATTATTCCTGTGGGACGTGCTTCTCACGGAAAAAATAATCTTTCAGATAATATCCTAAGATATGAGATGTGTGATATTGTCTTTGGAAGTTTAGATAAGGTCGAAATCTCTAAAATCGAGATAGAAAAAGATGAAATATCTTATACATACAAAACTTTAAATGAAATTATGGAAATTTATGGAAAAGATAATGAGTATTTTGAGATAATCGGTGGAGATTCAGCTGCATATTTTACAAAATGGAAAAATTATGAAGAGATCTTAGAAAATTCAACTGTAGTTATACTTAGAAGAAAAGGTTATGTAAGTGAGATAACCTCAGATAAAATAATAGAATTTGAAAATGAATATTTTGATATATCTTCTACTGAGATAAAAGAAAAACTTAGAAATAATGAAGATTGTAGTGGGATATTAGATGATAAACTAATAGAGTTTATAAAAGAAAATAATCTATATAGATAA
- a CDS encoding phosphoethanolamine transferase codes for MKMKFLNFIWKKIENIFENDFLVLMQITLLNFIPYGISKYFFNKYAERPLYQKILKFLLGEIEFFIFCLGIMIILSLFKEKIKNIILKIIVCISYFTFIVDILLLKNFGALMNAGFFQILLETNQKEGFEFLKMYFNFKIVILMIFLIALNYLIIKIFNRKIDINKFFKIKSFKIIFIIYIIYSIFDFKGMKILSIKRFYTAINGAYTNVKEYKDIGEKFKDNKLTIISNDSKIKNIILVIGESTTRNHMSLYDYSLETNPLLEKINEKNLYKFTDTISPHSHTIAVIKKLMTFYNLESEKEWYKNNNLIDVMKKSGYTTYWFSNQESSGVNGNVAVALGEQSDEIVFSAYRDSDTEIISNYDEEIVNKSVKYIEKENRNFIIYHLMGTHGSYRHRYPKEFNIFENDSNERIGEYDNAVLYNDYVIDKIISNFKDEDSIILYVSDHGEEVYDFRDFAGHAETNISRYMVEIPFLVYTSDRFIENYPEKVESIKNSVNKPYMTDDLIHTILDIADIKTSEFDETRSIINKNFNDKRKRVISGKDYDTELKNKN; via the coding sequence ATGAAAATGAAATTTTTAAATTTTATCTGGAAAAAAATAGAAAATATTTTTGAAAATGATTTTTTAGTTTTAATGCAAATAACACTTTTAAATTTTATTCCTTACGGAATTAGTAAATATTTTTTTAATAAATATGCAGAACGTCCATTGTATCAGAAAATTTTAAAATTTTTATTGGGTGAAATAGAATTTTTTATTTTTTGTTTAGGGATAATGATAATTTTATCTTTATTTAAAGAAAAAATAAAAAATATTATTTTAAAAATAATAGTATGTATATCTTATTTTACATTTATAGTAGATATTTTATTATTAAAAAATTTTGGTGCTTTAATGAATGCTGGATTTTTTCAAATTCTTTTAGAAACAAATCAAAAAGAAGGATTTGAATTTCTAAAAATGTATTTTAATTTTAAAATAGTTATATTAATGATTTTTTTAATAGCATTAAACTATTTAATTATTAAAATTTTTAACAGAAAAATAGATATAAATAAATTTTTTAAGATAAAATCTTTTAAAATAATTTTTATAATCTATATTATTTATTCAATATTTGATTTTAAAGGAATGAAAATTCTTTCAATAAAAAGATTTTATACTGCCATAAATGGAGCTTATACTAATGTAAAAGAGTATAAAGATATTGGAGAAAAATTTAAAGATAATAAACTTACTATAATTTCAAATGATTCTAAAATAAAAAATATTATTTTGGTAATAGGGGAATCAACTACAAGAAATCATATGAGCTTATATGATTATTCTTTAGAAACTAATCCATTACTAGAAAAGATAAATGAAAAAAATCTTTATAAATTTACAGATACAATAAGTCCACATAGTCATACTATTGCTGTAATAAAAAAATTAATGACTTTCTATAATCTAGAAAGTGAAAAAGAGTGGTATAAAAATAATAATCTGATAGATGTTATGAAAAAATCAGGATATACAACTTATTGGTTTTCTAATCAAGAATCTAGTGGAGTTAACGGAAACGTGGCTGTAGCATTGGGAGAACAGTCAGATGAAATAGTATTTAGTGCTTATAGAGATTCAGATACAGAAATAATATCAAACTATGATGAGGAAATAGTAAATAAAAGTGTAAAATATATAGAAAAAGAAAATAGAAATTTTATAATTTATCACTTAATGGGAACTCACGGAAGTTATAGGCATAGATACCCTAAAGAGTTTAATATTTTTGAAAATGATTCAAATGAAAGAATAGGAGAATATGATAATGCTGTTCTTTATAATGATTATGTTATAGATAAAATTATATCTAATTTTAAAGATGAGGATAGTATTATTTTATATGTTTCAGACCACGGAGAAGAAGTTTATGATTTTAGAGATTTTGCAGGTCACGCTGAAACAAATATTAGTAGATATATGGTAGAAATTCCATTTTTAGTTTATACTAGTGATAGATTTATAGAAAATTATCCAGAGAAAGTGGAAAGTATAAAAAATTCTGTAAATAAACCTTATATGACTGATGATTTAATTCATACGATTTTAGATATAGCAGATATAAAAACTTCAGAGTTTGATGAAACTAGAAGTATCATAAATAAAAATTTTAATGATAAAAGAAAAAGAGTTATCAGTGGAAAAGATTATGATACAGAATTAAAAAATAAAAACTAG
- a CDS encoding DJ-1/PfpI family protein, giving the protein MKKIYFLLAEGFELIETTTPIDILKRAGIKVVTLSLGKTLEVNSAQDIKIIADDFLGDYKDAKGIFLAGGYSHYENLPKSDEALKLIKYYLKNQKLVMAISGAPYALAKKDLITGKTVSVHQSFLEETEKFCNISNSPITIDDNLITCRGTGYSQDLSFEIIKILAPDKLEKVKKGLGF; this is encoded by the coding sequence ATGAAAAAAATTTATTTTTTACTTGCTGAGGGATTTGAGCTTATAGAAACTACAACACCCATAGATATTTTAAAAAGAGCTGGGATAAAAGTCGTGACTCTATCTCTTGGAAAAACTTTAGAAGTTAACTCTGCCCAAGATATAAAGATTATAGCTGATGATTTTTTAGGAGATTATAAAGATGCCAAGGGAATTTTCTTAGCTGGTGGATATTCTCACTACGAAAATCTTCCAAAATCTGATGAGGCTTTAAAACTTATAAAATATTATCTAAAAAATCAAAAACTTGTAATGGCTATCTCTGGAGCTCCTTATGCTCTTGCTAAAAAAGATTTAATAACTGGAAAAACTGTGTCTGTTCATCAATCTTTTTTAGAAGAAACTGAAAAATTTTGTAATATCTCAAACTCTCCTATTACAATAGATGACAATCTTATTACTTGTAGAGGGACTGGATATTCTCAAGATTTATCTTTTGAAATTATAAAAATATTAGCTCCTGATAAATTAGAAAAAGTAAAAAAAGGACTTGGATTTTAA